One window of Silene latifolia isolate original U9 population unplaced genomic scaffold, ASM4854445v1 scaffold_88, whole genome shotgun sequence genomic DNA carries:
- the LOC141640546 gene encoding protein PHOSPHATE STARVATION RESPONSE 2-like, which produces MDEDEHPSCFAPYSSPHPDLTNPLENFPKSPNPSVVSSSREMIVGPHMYVNPMVSHVGTSLDDSLYVSGFPTDVQLPSFSLLEREPQKSPFTSQNSGGTAHFHSAFVDIQPDVMDFQKDDDNSWSTGQLQDLMDFAEAMPLSNGEVRNNVEVMSNYNHSKRSNWQELTEAGLYIDSTKQRTQELHEANAASASQSNKARMRWTPELHEAFVDAVNQLGGSERATPKGVVRLMNVEGLTIYHVKSHLQKYRTARVRSNSSEGDKTSTLEQVSAVDLKTSVTISEALRMQMKVQKRLHEQLEIQRKLQLKIEEQGKYLLQMLKSQNKAKKDKPNPVVFKADGPSSSDFKPTASDLDRLQVGAVPSTSSQGRGPSHGSKGKQKVLESSIGANQQLQNADSAPRSMKRARTEDSLQ; this is translated from the exons ATGGATGAAGATGAACACCCGTCCTGCTTTGCGCCCTACTCGTCACCGCATCCAGATTTGACTAATCCCTTAGAAAACTTTCCAAAATCTCCAAACCCTTCCGTGGTGTCTTCATCGAGAGAGATGATTGTGGGTCCCCATATGTATGTTAACCCTATGGTTTCTCATGTTGGGACCTCTCTTGATGATTCACTTTATGTGTCTGGATTTCCAACTGATGTGCAGTTGCCCTCATTCTCTCTTCTTGAAAGGGAACCACAAAAGTCACCGTTCACTTCTCAGAATTCAGGAGGTACAGCACATTTTCACAGTGCTTTTGTAGATATTCAGCCAGATGTTATGGATTTCCAAAAAGATGATGATAATTCATGGAGCACTGGCCAACTTCAGGATTTAATGGATTTCGCTGAAGCCATGCCACTTTCTAATGGTGAAGTGAGAAATAATGtggaggtcatgtcaaattacaACCATAGTAAGAGAAGCAATTGGCAGGAGCTTACAGAGGCGGGGTTATACATTGATTCGACTAAGCAGAGGACACAAGAACTTCATGAAGCTAATGCAGCGTCCGCTTCTCAATCTAATAAAGCTCGCATGCGTTGGACACCGGAACTTCATGAAGCCTTTGTTGATGCTGTCAATCAGCTTGGTGGTAGTGAAA GAGCTACTCCCAAAGGTGTCGTAAGGCTCATGAATGTCGAAGGCCTAACCATCTACCATGTGAAAAGCCACCTACAG AAATATAGAACTGCAAGGGTCAGATCGAATTCGTCAGAAG GAGATAAAACTAGCACCCTTGAGCAGGTGTCTGCGGTGGACTTGAAAAC GAGTGTCACGATAAGCGAGGCTCTGCGCATGCAAATGAAAGTTCAGAAGCGATTACATGAGCAACTAGAG ATACAACGAAAACTACAGTTAAAAATTGAAGAACAGGGGAAGTACCTCTTACAAATGCTCAAGAGTCAAAACAAAGCAAAGAAGGACAAGCCAAATCCCGTCGTGTTCAAAGCTGACGGGCCCTCTTCTTCAGATTTCAAGCCTACCGCCTCTGATCTTGACCGTTTACAAGTAGGGGCAGTCCCAAGCACCTCTAGCCAAGGGCGAGGACCTTCACATGGCTCAAAAGGAAAGCAGAAGGTACTTGAGAGCTCTATAGGTGCTAATCAACAACTTCAAAATGCCGATAGTGCCCCTCGGTCCATGAAACGTGCGAGAACGGAGGATTCACTTCAATAA
- the LOC141640536 gene encoding uncharacterized protein LOC141640536 has translation MEDLSKYGHSPVHLAVVRRDYAGLKRIIASLPKLAKAGEVTNEEESVAAELKADEFSAMVDRRDVPGRETPLHLAVRLRDPISAEILMAAGADWSLQNDNGWNALQEAVCSREEQIAMIIARHYQPLAWAKWCRRLPRIIVSASRIRDFYMEISFHFESSVIPFIARIAPSDTYRIWKRGSNLRADMTLAGFDGFRIQRSDQTFLFLGEGYTWEDGNVSLPKGSLIVLAHKEKEITNTLEGAGALPSEAEVAHEVAMMFQTNTYRPGIDVTQAELISQLNWRRQERSEMVGNWKAKVYDMLHVMVSVKSRRVPGAMTDEELFATDNDHKLANGVEQDDFDEILTPEERKQLDSALHVGNSEGFGDGDDQGDAVCHENGEYNSSNGREKKSWFSKIAPKGGNHKQVDVQKENMDDAKKRKDKSSKKHKKKGTSGESKHESEYKKGLRPVLWLTPDFPLTTEELLPLLDILANKVKAVRRLRELLTAKLPLGTFPVKVAIPIVPTIRVVVTFTKFEELQPTEEFVTPLSSPAHFQDSKTKDSEGSTSWISWMKGSRGGISSDSENQSHRYRDDMDPFSIPSDYTWVDANEKKRRMKAKKAKSKKNRRPTVPKNGDARHNLNHNAE, from the exons ATGGAGGATTTATCCAAGTATGGTCACAGTCCAGTTCATTTGGCTGTTGTTCGTCGAGATTACGCGGGTTTAAAGCGAATAATTGCATCACTCCCTAAATTGGCCAAGGCGGGTGAGGTGACTAATGAGGAGGAGTCTGTTGCTGCCGAGTTAAAGGCGGATGAGTTCTCGGCTATGGTAGATCGACGTGATGTTCCTGGCCGCGAGACTCCTCTGCATCTTGCTGTACGCCTCAGGGATCCAATATCAGCTGAGATTTTAATGGCTGCTGGTGCTGATTGGAGTTTACAGAATGACAATGGTTGGAATGCTCTTCAAGAAGCTGTCTGTTCCAGAGAGGAACAAATTGCTATGATTATTGCTAGACATTACCAACCCCTTGCTTGGGCCAAATGGTGCCGAAGGCTTCCTCGTATTATCGTCTCCGCTTCTCGAATCCGTGATTTCTACATGGAGATATCATTTCACTTTGAGAGTTCTGTTATTCCTTTCATTGCTCGGATTGCACCATCCGATACTTACCGTATTTGGAAGCGTGGCTCTAATCTCAGGGCTGATATGACCCTTGCTGGCTTTGACGGCTTTCGTATTCAAAGGTCGGATCAGACATTTCTATTCCTTGGGGAAGGTTACACTTGGGAAGATGGTAATGTGTCCTTACCTAAAGGCTCCTTGATTGTCCTTGCTCATAAAGAGAAGGAAATCACCAACACATTGGAAGGAGCAGGTGCCCTACCATCAGAAGCTGAAGTTGCTCATGAAGTAGCTATGATGTTTCAGACTAATACGTATAGACCAGGGATTGATGTTACACAGGCCGAACTCATTTCGCAATTGAATTGGAGGAGGCAGGAGAGGTCTGAGATGGTTGGCAATTGGAAGGCTAAAGTATATGACATGCTTCATGTAATGGTTAGTGTCAAGTCAAGGAGGGTTCCTGGTGCAATGACCGACGAGGAGCTCTTTGCTACCGATAATGACCACAAGCTTGCTAATGGGGTGGAACAGGATGATTTTGATGAGATATTAACTCCTGAAGAAAGAAAACAGTTAGACTCCGCCTTACACGTGGGTAATTCCGAGGGTTTTGGAGATGGTGATGACCAAGGTGATGCAGTTTGTCATGAAAATGGTGAGTACAACAGTAGTAATGGCAGAGAGAAGAAAAGttggttttcaaagattgctCCTAAAGGCGGAAACCATAAACAGGTAGACGTTCAAAAGGAGAACATGGATGATGCCAAGAAGAGGAAAGATAAAAGTAGTAAAAAGCATAAGAAGAAAGGGACCTCGGGTGAGTCTAAGCATGAGAGCGAATACAAGAAGGGGTTGAGACCTGTTTTGTGGTTGACGCCAGATTTTCCTTTGACGACGGAGGAACTGCTGCCTTTGCTAGATATATTAGCCAACAAAGTTAAGGCTGTTAGGAGACTTCGGGAGCTTCTAACTGCTAAGCTACCTCTTGGCACATTTCCTGTTAAG GTTGCCATCCCAATTGTACCAACCATTAGAGTTGTAGTCACCTTCACAAAGTTTGAAGAGCTGCAACCAACTGAAGAGTTTGTCACACCACTTTCAAGCCCAGCCCATTTCCAAGACTCCAAGACCAAAGATTCTGAAGGGTCCACCTCGTGGATCTCGTGGATGAAAGGGAGCCGTGGTGGGATATCTAGTGACAGTGAGAACCAAAGTCACCGGTATAGAGATGACATGGATCCTTTCAGTATACCGTCAGACTATACTTGGGTCGATGCCAATGAGAAGAAACGTCGAATGAAAGCTAAGAAGGCTAAGAGCAAGAAGAATCGCAGACCAACTGTGCCGAAAAATGGGGACGCCAGACATAACTTGAATCACAATGCAGAGTAA